A single window of Flagellimonas maritima DNA harbors:
- a CDS encoding 1-acyl-sn-glycerol-3-phosphate acyltransferase, with amino-acid sequence MHRLSKFLYFKVLGWKLVGTFPDVDKCVVAVVPHTHWVDFFLGLLVRKVIDKEINYIGKRSLFKPPFGWFFRWTGGAPIDRSKSSNTVESVVEIFKKRKIFRFALAPEGTRKKVTELKTGFYHIAQKAKVPIVAVAFDFGKKQVKFSDAIHPTGNIREDFKVFHDFYKGAIGKVPEYSF; translated from the coding sequence ATGCATAGACTATCCAAATTTTTATATTTTAAGGTTCTAGGGTGGAAGCTTGTCGGCACATTTCCAGATGTGGATAAATGTGTGGTCGCCGTAGTTCCCCATACCCATTGGGTTGATTTTTTTCTGGGACTCTTGGTCAGAAAGGTAATCGATAAAGAAATCAATTATATAGGCAAGAGAAGTCTTTTTAAACCGCCTTTTGGATGGTTCTTTAGATGGACGGGAGGGGCACCTATAGACCGTTCCAAAAGTTCCAATACCGTTGAGAGCGTTGTTGAAATTTTTAAGAAAAGAAAGATTTTTAGATTTGCATTGGCTCCTGAAGGTACCCGAAAAAAAGTTACCGAACTAAAAACAGGATTCTATCATATAGCGCAAAAAGCAAAAGTTCCAATAGTTGCCGTTGCGTTCGATTTTGGAAAAAAACAGGTAAAATTTTCAGATGCTATACATCCAACAGGCAATATAAGAGAGGACTTTAAAGTATTCCATGATTTCTACAAAGGTGCTATTGGGAAAGTTCCTGAATATAGCTTTTAG
- a CDS encoding Ppx/GppA phosphatase family protein, whose amino-acid sequence MVIRKFAAIDIGSNAIRLLINNVIEQPNKPTIFKKSELVRVPIRLGEDSFIVGEISQRNIERLKKAMQSFDLLMQVYGVEKYMACATSALREANNGQEVIEDIFKDSGIKIDIIDGKKEASIIASTDLKDLIKEEKTYLYVDVGGGSTEFTIFEEGKLLTSKSFKIGTVRMLNDLVKDAVWDEIKVWIGSSLNKDDKVEIIGSGGNINKLHKMSGRKMGQPLSFIWLNAQYHFLNSMDYDDRISELGLNQDRADVIIPAAKIFLSAAKWSGAKKIHVPKIGLTDGMIKTLYYQ is encoded by the coding sequence TTGGTCATACGGAAATTTGCTGCCATCGACATTGGCTCCAATGCAATTAGATTGCTCATAAACAATGTAATTGAGCAACCAAACAAACCAACCATTTTTAAAAAGAGCGAATTGGTTCGTGTGCCAATCCGCTTGGGCGAAGACTCCTTTATAGTTGGGGAAATATCACAAAGAAATATAGAGAGATTAAAAAAAGCCATGCAATCCTTTGATTTGTTGATGCAAGTCTACGGAGTTGAAAAATATATGGCCTGTGCTACATCTGCATTGCGTGAGGCGAATAACGGTCAAGAAGTAATTGAAGATATCTTCAAGGATTCTGGAATCAAAATTGACATAATCGATGGAAAAAAGGAAGCATCAATTATAGCGTCCACTGATTTGAAAGATTTGATTAAGGAAGAGAAAACCTATTTATATGTGGATGTTGGTGGAGGCAGTACAGAATTTACCATTTTTGAAGAAGGTAAACTTTTAACTTCCAAATCCTTTAAAATTGGCACAGTAAGGATGTTGAACGATTTGGTCAAAGATGCTGTTTGGGATGAAATAAAAGTGTGGATCGGGTCTAGTCTTAATAAAGATGATAAGGTAGAAATTATAGGCTCTGGTGGAAATATCAATAAACTGCATAAAATGTCCGGGAGAAAAATGGGTCAACCACTGTCCTTTATTTGGTTAAATGCCCAATACCATTTTTTGAACAGTATGGACTATGACGACAGAATCTCAGAATTGGGACTTAATCAAGATAGAGCTGATGTAATTATTCCTGCCGCCAAGATTTTTCTATCTGCTGCTAAATGGAGCGGAGCTAAAAAAATCCATGTTCCAAAAATAGGATTGACAGATGGTATGATTAAAACACTTTATTATCAATAA
- the kdsB gene encoding 3-deoxy-manno-octulosonate cytidylyltransferase, with translation MIPARYQASRFPAKLMQDLGGKPVIVRTYEAALQTKLFDEVYVVTDSKIIFDTVSAIGGQVIMSKKEHESGSDRIAEAVMEMDVDIVINVQGDEPFIDGKSLQKVIQVFNKDHTKEIDLASLMTPITDWEEISNPNTVKVIVDNQDFALYFSRSPIPYPRDNNVDAKYYKHKGIYAFRKRALLDFKHLPMLPLEAKEKIEAIRFLEYGKKIKMVETDVSGIEIDTPEDLERAKKAWK, from the coding sequence ATGATACCGGCCAGATATCAAGCTTCAAGATTTCCTGCAAAACTTATGCAGGATTTGGGAGGAAAACCAGTTATTGTTAGAACTTATGAAGCTGCTTTACAAACCAAGTTGTTTGATGAGGTTTACGTAGTAACGGATAGTAAAATTATTTTCGATACAGTATCGGCTATTGGCGGACAGGTAATCATGAGCAAAAAAGAACATGAAAGCGGAAGTGATAGGATTGCGGAAGCGGTCATGGAAATGGACGTGGATATTGTAATCAATGTTCAAGGAGATGAGCCTTTCATAGATGGAAAAAGTTTACAAAAAGTCATTCAAGTATTCAATAAAGACCATACCAAGGAAATAGATTTGGCCTCTTTGATGACTCCAATTACCGATTGGGAGGAAATCTCCAATCCAAATACAGTAAAGGTTATCGTCGACAACCAAGATTTTGCATTGTACTTTTCGCGTTCCCCCATACCGTACCCAAGAGATAATAATGTTGATGCCAAATATTATAAACATAAAGGAATCTATGCTTTTAGAAAAAGAGCTTTGCTCGATTTTAAACATCTACCAATGTTACCTTTGGAAGCCAAGGAAAAAATAGAGGCAATACGGTTTCTTGAGTATGGAAAGAAAATAAAAATGGTGGAAACAGATGTTTCGGGTATAGAAATTGATACACCGGAAGATTTGGAAAGAGCAAAGAAAGCATGGAAATAG
- a CDS encoding DUF4126 domain-containing protein, translating into MSPDTIISIFLGVGLAASVGFRVFLPLFALSFAAYLGVWELNENWQWIGSLVALITLGVATLVEIFAYFIPWVDNLLDSLAVPLAAIAGTAVMVSTVANLDPVITWSLAIIAGGGTATAIKGANAAGRLASTATTGGLANPIVTTIETGTAAVVSTASILIPPIAAILVIIILFITFRIYRKLRPKKKIK; encoded by the coding sequence ATGTCACCAGATACCATTATTAGTATTTTTTTAGGAGTAGGCCTGGCCGCATCTGTAGGTTTCAGGGTATTTTTACCACTTTTTGCCTTAAGCTTTGCGGCATATTTAGGCGTTTGGGAGTTGAACGAAAATTGGCAATGGATTGGTAGTTTGGTTGCATTGATTACTTTGGGAGTAGCTACCCTTGTAGAAATTTTCGCTTACTTCATACCTTGGGTGGATAATCTACTTGACAGTTTAGCTGTTCCATTGGCTGCTATCGCAGGAACAGCTGTAATGGTTTCTACCGTCGCCAACCTAGATCCTGTAATTACATGGTCATTGGCAATTATTGCGGGTGGGGGAACAGCTACTGCTATCAAAGGCGCAAATGCTGCAGGAAGATTGGCCTCCACGGCAACTACAGGTGGATTGGCAAATCCCATTGTTACAACAATAGAAACGGGAACAGCAGCTGTGGTTTCTACGGCATCGATATTAATACCGCCAATTGCCGCCATTTTAGTAATCATAATTTTATTCATAACCTTTAGAATATACCGTAAATTGCGACCCAAAAAAAAAATTAAGTGA
- a CDS encoding DNA polymerase III subunit gamma/tau, which yields MEPFVVSARKYRPQTFKDVVGQESITNTLLNAIDNNHLAQALLFCGPRGVGKTTCARILAKQINQDGTEREDEDFAFNIFELDAASNNSVDDIRNLIDQVRIPPQVGKYKVYIIDEVHMLSQSAFNAFLKTLEEPPKHAIFILATTEKHKIIPTILSRCQIFDFKRITVKDAAEYLKYIAQQQGVEAEESALHIIAQKADGAMRDALSIFDRVVSFSGKQLTRKAVTENLNVLDYDTYFKSTDLILENNIPDVLLLFNKTQSLGFDGHHFITGLASHFRDLMVCQHEQTLALLEVGDDVKDQYRGQAKKATKEFLLKALDMANDCDLNYKTSKNQRLLVELTLMKLASITFDGEKKKFDFIVPASFFTTKTTRNTSQSAENVEETQESVQKNLNKPPDIQIDRTPQPLETAQPPKKIKLKAQNNRVSGLSLSSIKAKKEHENIKAPVIGHEELPKEPFTEMDMQKHWNDFVELLEKKGRKILASNLQTDTPKLKNDHIVWIELPNDTMKKEVEIEQSLMLDHLKQKLNNHSISLQITVNEIIAKKFAFTPEEKYQKLREKNPALDVLRKEFDLDF from the coding sequence TTGGAGCCCTTTGTAGTATCAGCCCGAAAATATCGTCCCCAGACCTTTAAAGATGTCGTGGGCCAGGAGTCTATTACCAATACCTTGCTCAATGCCATAGATAACAATCATTTGGCCCAAGCCCTATTGTTCTGCGGTCCAAGAGGAGTGGGTAAGACTACTTGTGCGCGTATATTGGCAAAACAGATAAATCAAGATGGTACTGAAAGAGAAGATGAAGATTTTGCATTTAATATTTTTGAGCTGGATGCTGCATCCAATAATTCTGTTGATGATATACGAAACCTTATAGATCAAGTTCGCATACCTCCACAAGTCGGTAAATACAAAGTATATATTATTGATGAGGTACATATGCTTTCGCAATCGGCCTTCAATGCTTTTTTAAAAACGCTCGAAGAGCCTCCAAAGCATGCCATATTTATTCTGGCAACCACGGAAAAGCATAAAATTATCCCCACCATACTCTCACGCTGTCAAATTTTTGATTTTAAACGGATAACAGTAAAGGATGCTGCAGAATATTTGAAGTATATAGCACAACAACAAGGAGTAGAAGCAGAAGAAAGTGCGCTCCATATTATTGCACAAAAAGCGGACGGTGCCATGAGGGACGCCTTGTCCATCTTTGATAGAGTAGTCAGTTTTTCAGGAAAGCAATTGACGAGAAAGGCAGTAACCGAAAATTTGAACGTACTTGATTATGACACATATTTTAAAAGTACTGACCTGATTTTGGAAAACAATATTCCAGATGTACTGCTTTTGTTCAACAAAACACAGTCACTTGGGTTTGATGGCCATCACTTCATTACAGGCCTTGCGTCTCATTTTAGGGATTTAATGGTTTGTCAACATGAGCAGACACTCGCTTTATTGGAAGTTGGCGATGATGTTAAAGATCAATATCGTGGACAGGCAAAAAAAGCCACTAAAGAGTTTTTGCTAAAAGCTTTGGACATGGCAAACGATTGTGATTTAAATTACAAGACAAGTAAAAACCAACGCTTACTTGTAGAACTTACCCTTATGAAACTTGCTTCCATCACTTTTGATGGAGAAAAAAAAAAGTTTGATTTTATAGTCCCTGCTTCTTTTTTCACTACAAAAACAACCCGTAATACTTCTCAATCAGCTGAAAATGTTGAAGAAACACAAGAATCTGTACAGAAAAACCTAAATAAACCACCAGATATACAAATCGATAGAACACCCCAACCCCTAGAGACTGCCCAACCTCCAAAAAAAATAAAACTGAAAGCTCAGAACAATCGAGTGTCCGGGTTATCGCTATCAAGTATAAAGGCCAAAAAGGAGCATGAAAATATAAAGGCGCCGGTCATTGGGCATGAAGAACTTCCAAAGGAACCATTTACAGAAATGGATATGCAAAAACATTGGAACGATTTTGTGGAACTACTCGAAAAAAAAGGACGGAAAATATTGGCCAGTAATCTCCAAACAGATACCCCCAAATTAAAAAATGATCATATTGTCTGGATAGAACTGCCGAACGATACCATGAAAAAAGAAGTGGAAATAGAGCAAAGTCTAATGCTCGACCATCTAAAGCAGAAATTGAACAATCACTCTATTTCACTTCAGATTACCGTGAATGAAATCATTGCCAAAAAATTTGCTTTTACTCCAGAGGAAAAATATCAAAAACTTCGAGAAAAAAATCCTGCGCTGGATGTCTTACGTAAAGAGTTTGATTTGGATTTTTAA
- a CDS encoding iron-containing alcohol dehydrogenase family protein: MKTENNLKKNEINLGSKTTYRNFPMVPRVVFGQGCFNQLGDILMSKRRNSDAPFIFLVDDYFEKSENILPIPLLFNDVVIFISAEEEPKTGQVDALVSEIRESFDELPSGIVGIGGGTLLDLAKAVAILLNNKGQAKDYQGWDLVNKPSIYHVGIPTVSGTGAEVSRTTVLLGPEKKLGINSDHTTYDQVVLDPELTKTVPKDQWFYTGMDCFIHCVESLNGTYLNAFSQSYGEKALDLCKEVFLDDIPDHESRDKLMMASWHGGMSIAYSQVGIAHAMSYGLSYLLGIKHGIGNCLVFQHLEEFYPEGVKLFEQMLQKHNIVLPQGICSNLTQNDFDTMIHVSLSMEALWENALGKDWSSQMTPERLQAIYQKI, from the coding sequence ATGAAGACTGAAAACAATTTGAAGAAAAACGAAATAAATCTAGGGTCCAAGACAACCTATCGTAATTTTCCGATGGTACCAAGAGTGGTTTTTGGACAAGGCTGTTTCAATCAACTAGGGGATATTTTAATGTCCAAGAGACGAAACTCCGATGCACCATTTATCTTTCTAGTTGACGATTATTTCGAAAAAAGTGAAAATATTCTTCCTATCCCTTTACTGTTTAACGATGTGGTGATATTTATATCAGCAGAGGAAGAGCCTAAAACAGGGCAAGTAGATGCATTGGTTTCAGAAATTAGGGAATCTTTTGACGAACTCCCTTCTGGAATCGTAGGCATTGGGGGAGGAACACTGCTCGATTTGGCAAAGGCCGTGGCCATACTCCTAAATAACAAAGGACAAGCAAAAGATTACCAGGGCTGGGACCTAGTGAACAAACCATCTATATACCATGTGGGAATACCAACCGTAAGCGGTACTGGAGCAGAGGTATCCAGAACCACAGTACTTTTGGGACCTGAAAAAAAATTGGGAATTAACTCAGACCATACTACATACGACCAAGTAGTCTTAGATCCAGAATTAACTAAAACGGTACCTAAAGATCAGTGGTTCTACACGGGTATGGATTGTTTTATCCATTGTGTCGAATCTTTAAATGGAACCTATTTAAACGCATTTAGTCAAAGCTATGGTGAAAAAGCGCTTGACCTTTGCAAAGAAGTATTTTTGGATGATATTCCCGATCATGAATCAAGGGATAAATTAATGATGGCTTCTTGGCATGGGGGTATGAGCATAGCCTATTCTCAAGTGGGTATTGCACACGCTATGAGTTATGGTCTTTCCTATTTACTGGGAATAAAACACGGTATTGGTAATTGTCTGGTTTTTCAACATCTAGAAGAATTTTACCCAGAAGGGGTCAAACTCTTTGAACAAATGTTACAAAAGCATAATATAGTATTGCCCCAAGGCATTTGTTCCAATCTGACCCAAAATGATTTTGATACGATGATCCATGTCTCTTTAAGTATGGAGGCATTATGGGAAAATGCCTTAGGTAAGGACTGGAGCAGTCAAATGACACCAGAACGCTTGCAAGCTATCTATCAGAAAATCTAA
- the rsmD gene encoding 16S rRNA (guanine(966)-N(2))-methyltransferase RsmD: MRIISGKYKGKRITAPKKLPVRPTTDMAKEALFNILNNRFHLNDSKVIDLFAGTGNISFEFASRGNVEIVAVDSDAGCIQFISKTAKELDFQITTVKSDVFKYLHRVKQKSDIIFADPPYNLGADDFNTIVKSVFEKELLAEDGLLIIEHSTQTDLSLSQYFTEKRKYGGNVFSFFENI, encoded by the coding sequence ATGAGAATCATTTCAGGTAAATACAAGGGCAAAAGAATTACAGCACCGAAGAAACTTCCCGTTAGACCTACTACGGATATGGCAAAAGAGGCGCTCTTCAATATCCTCAACAATCGTTTCCATTTAAATGATAGTAAGGTAATCGACCTATTTGCAGGGACGGGCAATATAAGTTTTGAATTTGCTTCAAGGGGAAATGTTGAAATTGTTGCTGTAGATAGTGATGCCGGCTGTATTCAATTCATTTCAAAAACCGCAAAGGAGTTGGATTTTCAAATTACTACCGTAAAATCTGACGTTTTTAAGTATCTGCACAGGGTTAAACAAAAATCAGATATTATTTTTGCCGATCCTCCCTATAATTTGGGAGCCGATGATTTTAATACTATTGTTAAATCAGTTTTTGAAAAAGAGCTTTTAGCAGAAGATGGCCTTTTAATTATAGAACATTCCACGCAAACTGATTTATCTCTTTCTCAATACTTTACCGAAAAAAGAAAATACGGAGGAAACGTTTTTAGTTTTTTTGAAAATATATAG
- a CDS encoding DUF2490 domain-containing protein — protein sequence MKQLYHIPVYLSVLILSCFLSSLSAQEGEMLPEKSEFKDPNTRVWFNTYGNIRISKRLFWDAQTHFRFQETEDTPFIGQIGQIYNRHAIGYIYSKKINFSLGGVVRINFNTDEDSIDRNVVPEWRIWHQYQFAQPLYSAMIYHRIRIEHRWTQGFEENSEYIFRNRWRYMFRAKIPLNNNKLVPETLYVSPEAELIMQSGKEVVGSVMEDLRLTTTLGYILTPRLTVAAGLMYSQGQSLENAGIFKQGWTMRFHVYFSPDIRKVKNKLPAIHLDD from the coding sequence ATGAAGCAACTTTACCATATCCCGGTCTATTTATCGGTCTTGATTTTATCGTGTTTCCTATCTTCTTTGTCGGCACAAGAAGGAGAGATGCTCCCTGAGAAATCAGAATTTAAAGATCCTAACACCAGAGTTTGGTTCAATACATACGGCAATATCCGTATATCCAAACGATTGTTCTGGGATGCACAAACCCATTTTCGATTTCAAGAGACGGAGGACACGCCTTTTATTGGTCAAATAGGACAGATTTACAATCGGCATGCTATCGGATATATCTATTCAAAAAAAATCAATTTTAGCCTGGGTGGGGTAGTGCGGATAAATTTCAATACCGATGAAGATTCAATAGATCGCAACGTTGTTCCCGAGTGGCGTATTTGGCATCAATATCAATTTGCACAGCCATTGTACAGTGCCATGATATATCACAGAATTAGAATAGAACATAGATGGACCCAGGGGTTTGAAGAAAACAGTGAATATATCTTTAGAAATAGGTGGCGATACATGTTCAGGGCCAAAATACCTTTGAACAACAACAAATTGGTCCCAGAAACACTCTATGTTTCACCCGAAGCCGAATTAATTATGCAAAGCGGTAAAGAGGTTGTTGGGAGTGTAATGGAAGATTTGCGTTTGACAACTACTTTAGGCTATATCCTAACTCCCAGGCTAACAGTGGCAGCGGGATTAATGTATTCACAGGGACAGAGTTTAGAGAATGCAGGCATCTTTAAGCAAGGTTGGACCATGCGTTTTCATGTTTATTTCTCTCCGGATATCAGAAAAGTTAAAAATAAACTTCCAGCCATCCATTTGGACGATTAA
- a CDS encoding HAD family hydrolase, whose protein sequence is MEIDFKNIKVIGFDADDTLWVNETYFRETEERFAELLEGYETKNKIDQELFKMEMANLELYGYGIKGFMLSMIESALDLSNYKVPQETISKILELGKKMISHPVELLDGVEEVLGKLENKYRLIVLTKGDLLDQERKLEKSGISKYFHHVEVLSDKKENNYSNLLEHLEIDVDEFLMIGNSLKSDVLPILNIGARAVHVPFHTTWAHEMVNDPQQVNNHLKLNSLKDILKYLEIDED, encoded by the coding sequence ATGGAAATAGATTTTAAAAATATAAAGGTCATAGGTTTTGATGCGGACGATACATTATGGGTCAACGAAACCTATTTTAGGGAAACCGAAGAGCGTTTTGCAGAGTTGTTGGAAGGTTATGAGACCAAGAACAAAATTGACCAAGAACTTTTTAAGATGGAAATGGCAAACCTGGAACTTTATGGTTACGGCATAAAAGGCTTTATGCTTTCCATGATAGAATCCGCATTGGATTTATCCAACTATAAAGTACCACAAGAAACCATTTCAAAAATTTTGGAATTGGGAAAAAAAATGATTTCCCATCCTGTTGAGTTACTGGACGGAGTAGAGGAAGTACTGGGTAAATTGGAGAACAAGTATCGATTGATAGTACTCACTAAAGGAGATTTGTTGGACCAAGAGAGAAAACTGGAAAAGTCGGGCATTTCCAAATATTTTCATCACGTAGAAGTTCTCAGCGATAAAAAAGAAAATAATTATAGTAATCTTTTGGAACATTTAGAGATTGATGTAGACGAGTTTTTGATGATAGGAAATTCTTTAAAGTCAGATGTATTGCCTATATTGAATATTGGGGCAAGAGCCGTTCATGTACCTTTTCACACGACTTGGGCACATGAGATGGTGAATGATCCCCAACAAGTAAACAACCACTTGAAACTGAACAGCCTTAAAGATATTTTGAAATATTTGGAAATTGATGAAGACTGA
- a CDS encoding DUF3822 family protein: protein MIEKSIKITQTKPNNAFKKLSIQVGLNGLSFCSLDTISNKILASERIHFKTSSTPYLILKELKSILNQGKNIGHDFSEVVVIHKNSLFSLVPKALFNKEELPNYLKFNAKIMANDQIAYDEIANHDIINVYIPFTNVNNYIFDLFGEFEFKHSGTVLIATLLKQSRTIKASICYVQVSEKEMEVVIISEKKLLFYNHFEYKTNEDFLYYLLFSLEQLQLNLENIHLKLFGLVEEDDAIYGLCHRYIKNVSVFIPTNPLFPIEHLESQAIDFTVLNAL, encoded by the coding sequence ATGATAGAAAAATCAATTAAAATAACGCAGACAAAACCAAATAACGCCTTTAAAAAATTGTCCATTCAGGTTGGCCTGAATGGACTTTCTTTTTGCTCCCTAGATACCATTTCAAATAAGATACTGGCTTCAGAAAGAATACATTTTAAAACTTCTTCCACCCCGTACCTGATATTAAAGGAATTAAAATCTATATTAAATCAAGGAAAGAACATCGGTCATGATTTTTCCGAAGTTGTGGTAATCCATAAGAATAGCTTGTTCAGTTTAGTTCCCAAAGCCCTGTTCAACAAAGAAGAACTTCCAAATTATCTAAAATTCAACGCCAAAATAATGGCAAATGATCAAATAGCTTATGACGAGATAGCCAATCATGATATAATAAATGTGTACATCCCATTTACCAATGTGAACAATTATATTTTTGACTTGTTCGGCGAGTTTGAATTTAAACATAGCGGTACTGTTTTAATAGCGACATTATTAAAACAAAGTAGAACGATTAAAGCATCAATTTGCTATGTCCAAGTTTCTGAAAAAGAAATGGAAGTGGTAATCATTTCAGAAAAAAAGTTACTTTTTTACAATCATTTTGAGTACAAGACCAATGAAGATTTTCTTTATTATTTATTGTTCAGCTTAGAGCAATTACAATTGAATTTAGAAAATATACATTTAAAACTATTTGGTCTCGTGGAAGAAGATGATGCCATTTATGGGTTATGCCATAGATATATAAAAAATGTATCTGTTTTTATTCCGACCAATCCATTGTTTCCAATCGAACACTTGGAAAGTCAAGCAATTGATTTTACGGTCCTTAATGCGCTTTAA
- a CDS encoding tRNA-(ms[2]io[6]A)-hydroxylase: MLGLKLPTDPRWVNIVEKNIEEILTDHAYCEQKAASMAISLIIGFPEKSDLVKEMTALAREEMGHFNMVHDKILNRGWVLGRERKDEYVLQLMKFFPKGGSRETHLVHKLLYAALIEARSCERFRLLSEEIADKDLADFYGKLMVSEANHYTMFLKFARKYGERKEVDRKWQQLLDHEATLMQHLGKKETMHG; the protein is encoded by the coding sequence ATGCTCGGACTAAAATTACCTACGGACCCAAGATGGGTCAATATCGTTGAAAAAAATATTGAGGAAATCCTTACAGATCATGCTTACTGTGAACAGAAAGCTGCGAGTATGGCCATTTCGCTCATCATCGGTTTTCCGGAAAAATCAGATTTAGTCAAAGAAATGACTGCTTTAGCCAGGGAAGAAATGGGGCATTTTAATATGGTCCATGACAAAATATTAAACCGTGGTTGGGTTTTGGGACGAGAACGTAAAGATGAATATGTTTTGCAATTGATGAAATTTTTCCCAAAAGGTGGAAGTCGAGAAACACATCTTGTTCATAAGCTTTTGTACGCTGCTTTAATCGAGGCTAGAAGTTGTGAAAGGTTTAGATTGCTTTCCGAAGAGATAGCAGATAAGGACCTAGCGGATTTTTATGGTAAATTAATGGTAAGTGAAGCCAATCACTATACTATGTTTTTAAAATTTGCCCGTAAATACGGAGAAAGAAAAGAAGTGGACAGAAAATGGCAACAGCTTTTAGACCATGAGGCTACATTGATGCAGCATTTAGGTAAAAAAGAAACTATGCATGGCTGA
- a CDS encoding ATP-dependent DNA helicase, protein MNDLTPSGFLKILNEKFPHQPTLKQALALQKLSTFTLNAKQEEVFLLTGFAGTGKTTIVGTIVNSLWKVKMSAVLMAPTGRAAKVMSVYSGNKAFTIHKKIYFPKKQSSGGIQFVLAPNKHRNTIFIVDEASMIPDTPADSKLFENGSLLDDLMFYVYSGHNCKLLLIGDTAQLPPVKLDLSPALEEHRLSLNYNKDVEFLELDEVMRQTSDSGILFNATNLREQLQSQFFDEFKFEINPFKDIVRLIDGTEIQEAIDTSYNQNGKEETTIIVRSNKRANLYNLNIRERILFLENQLAVGDYMMVVKNNYFWLRPNSEAGFIANGDIIEILELFSIKNLYGFSFAEVKVKMVDYPNQRPFETVLLLDTISAETPSLSYEEGNRLYQEVLKDYAHEKSKYKKFLGVKNNKFFNALQVKFSYAITCHKSQGGQWNTVFVEQPYLPNGVDKDYLRWLYTAVTRAKEKLFLIGFKDDFFLD, encoded by the coding sequence ATGAATGATCTTACACCATCTGGATTTTTAAAAATTTTAAATGAAAAATTTCCTCATCAACCTACTTTAAAACAGGCTCTTGCCTTACAAAAACTTTCTACTTTTACATTAAATGCCAAACAGGAAGAAGTTTTTTTGCTAACTGGATTTGCAGGAACGGGTAAGACTACAATTGTTGGGACCATTGTCAATAGCCTTTGGAAAGTTAAGATGAGCGCTGTTTTGATGGCTCCAACTGGCAGGGCGGCAAAAGTTATGTCGGTATATTCCGGTAATAAGGCATTTACCATCCACAAAAAAATATATTTTCCCAAAAAGCAGTCTAGTGGCGGTATTCAATTTGTTTTGGCCCCAAACAAACACAGGAACACTATTTTTATCGTTGATGAAGCCTCAATGATTCCTGATACTCCAGCGGATTCAAAGCTTTTCGAGAATGGGTCTTTGCTCGACGACCTTATGTTCTACGTGTACTCCGGCCATAATTGTAAACTACTGTTGATTGGAGATACGGCACAATTACCACCTGTGAAACTGGACTTGAGCCCCGCTTTGGAGGAACATAGACTTTCTTTGAACTATAATAAGGATGTTGAATTTTTGGAACTGGATGAAGTGATGAGGCAGACCAGTGACTCAGGTATTCTTTTCAACGCAACTAATCTTCGTGAACAATTGCAGTCACAATTTTTTGATGAATTCAAATTTGAAATAAATCCATTTAAAGATATTGTAAGATTGATCGATGGTACTGAAATCCAAGAAGCTATAGATACATCCTACAATCAAAACGGAAAGGAAGAAACTACGATTATTGTTCGGTCCAACAAAAGAGCGAACCTCTACAATCTAAATATAAGGGAGCGAATTCTTTTTTTGGAGAATCAATTGGCTGTTGGCGATTATATGATGGTAGTCAAGAATAACTACTTTTGGTTAAGGCCCAACTCAGAAGCTGGTTTTATTGCAAACGGGGACATTATTGAAATATTGGAATTGTTTTCCATAAAAAATCTGTACGGATTTTCGTTTGCCGAAGTGAAAGTAAAAATGGTGGATTACCCAAACCAGAGACCCTTTGAAACGGTACTGTTATTGGATACGATAAGTGCAGAGACCCCATCTCTGTCTTATGAAGAAGGTAATCGCCTTTATCAAGAAGTCTTAAAAGATTATGCACATGAAAAGTCCAAGTATAAAAAGTTTTTAGGAGTAAAGAACAATAAATTCTTTAATGCACTACAAGTAAAATTCTCTTATGCCATTACTTGTCATAAGTCTCAAGGGGGGCAATGGAACACTGTTTTTGTAGAACAGCCCTACTTGCCCAACGGTGTGGACAAAGATTATTTAAGATGGCTGTATACGGCAGTAACAAGAGCTAAAGAAAAACTATTTCTAATAGGGTTTAAGGATGATTTTTTTCTTGACTAG